The sequence below is a genomic window from Bacteroidetes Order II. bacterium.
GCCGCAACCGAGAAGCGGTGAGCAGAGCGTCTGTTTTTTCGAGGGCGGGCAACATAGGTCTTTATTCCTCTTCAAAAATCATGGGAGGTACCTCATTTTCCCAACGTGTGCGAAGCGTAATGGGTTCTTTGCTCCAGACGATGCGTTCAGCAGGCGTAAAAGGCTCCAAACTGCCTGCGTCCCATCTTCCATTTCGGTTCACATCCCGAAAGGCCCTCAAACGATAGCTACCCTCTGGCAGGTTTTTAAACACATACCGACCACTGGGATCTGTTTGGGTACGATAAAAAGCCACGTCTAACCGAGAAGGGGGGACAGGAATCAGTTCAACCCAAACAGACGAGGCGCCGACATCCTGAATTTGTCCGACAATGCTGCCGCGTTCGTCGCTTCGGAGTCGCTCAAAAGTACGAACAAACGGCTGTTTTCTTTGCTGGAAGTGTGGATCTACGGTGATGCGGACGGGTACACCAAGCTCAAAGGATTCGGGCAAAATGCGTATGGTGGTTCCGTTGTCGGTGCGCCAGGTATATGGTTTTTCGGTCCCAAGTGTATCGGTAACGGACACATAGCGGGCCAAAAAAGCGGTGTCTGGTGGGAGGCTAAACTGCAAGGTTGGCCACGCATCGGCCCATAGTAAGGCTACATTCCGTATTAGTTTGACAGGTGGTTCTGGACCAAATCCAATGAACCTCATGCGTAGTGTATCGGCTCGTGCAATGCCCGAAAAGCCCAACGAAGTCTCTCGGAGGTGGTTGCCTGTGCTGTCTGCGAGACCCGAAAATGTAAGACGATGGCGATGCGCCAGCATGGAGTCTGCAACAACATAGACCACCCTGGGGGTTGTGGGCAATTGATACGATGTACGTATGCCTACTGGTATATTCCGCACCGAGTCCGCAAGGTGCCATTTATGCCATTTAGCATCTGAAAAAACGACAGGTTCCGAGAAGGTAAGGGCCAAACGCTTGGCCGAAAGCACACGGATGGTGCGGAATACGGGTGCGGTGGTATCGGGCTTGGCCAAAAACCAACGTAGAGGTTTGGATACGGTAATGGGGGCAGACCGACGCCCCTTAGTGGTGTCAGCGGACAAGGGGTTAAAAGGGGGCAATGGATTGTAGCGTACCAGAGGTTTTTGGGGGCCACTGGTTGTGGTGTCGGGAATTTCGGCGCGTAATACCCGGAAAGGTGGAAGACCTATCGGCTCGTTCGGATCAAGACGGCGGTTGCGGTTGCGGTCTTGTGTTGCAATTACAAAAACCGGAGACTCCGGCAAGTAACGGAACGTAAACTGACCATCACTACCGGATTGGGTGTGGTAGTCGGGGTCACGAGAAAAATCGGGTTTATCTGTACCCAGCCATGCAAAAATATCGGTATTTGGCATGGGGTTTCCTTGCTTTGGCTCCAAAACCAAGCCACTCAACTCGGCCTTGTTGAGTTTTTCGCCCGTAGAAAAAGCAATCACAATCGGCTCTTTGAGGGCTATCCCATTCCAATCCCGCAAATCGGTTCCTAACTGGAGCACATAGGTGGTTCCTGTGCGGAGTGGCTCTGGAAAAATGACTTCTGCTTCTCGCCCTTGCCACCGCACCCGCAGGGGCTGTCGGAAAGACGGTGTAATGCTGAGGGCTTTGGGAAAATTAGCCAGATCCAAGTAATCGCTAAATAGTAGCTTAATGCTTGTGGTATTTACCCGAACAGCCTGGTTTGCGGGTTGCGATGAGATGAGTTTGGGCGGAATGGTACGTGGTTTCCCACCCGTCGGAGCGATGGGAGTGGCACATCCGCCCAAACCAAGGGCAAGACCAAAGATAAAATAGGTAAACCAGATTGAAAGGGGTTGCATACTTAGAAGCGGGCACGAATCAGGGTGGCCTTTCGATGAGGCTGAAGCGTGAGGAGAAACAAATTCCCATAATCGGTATCCTCAAGGTCTTTCATATTTGTTCCTGCCCATGCGTTAATGATGTGTGGAATGGTATTAGAGTGATGCGCTACCACCACGGTTTTGCCGCAATGGTTTGCCAGAATATGGTTTTTTAAGGTTTCGGGGAAGACATCCCAATTGCTCTGAGCAACCTCCAAAACAACTACAGGTAAAGCGTACCGTTGACCTAAGGGGAGCAGGGTTTCTTGTGTTCGTTTAAATTGTGTGGCATAAAGTGCGGAAATATTGGCATCCGCCAAGCGATCTACCAATTGGCTGGCCCTTGCTTTCCCGACTTCGGTCAATGAGGGGTCATTCCCCTGATCCAGCGCTTTCTCGGCATGACGCACCAAAATGACGTTAGTGGGGTTGGTACACGTCTGGGCATGGATGGTGCCCAAACAACTTATGCAGAATACAATGAAATATAAAAAACGTTGCATGTTATTTACAGATTAAAGGGTTAAGGGTTCAATTTACGGATGAAAAAGCGCAATCCGTACAATCAAGCGGGGTTCAGTTTGGGGGCTTTCCGCAATTTTTCTATTGTCAGGAGGGCCACGGCACCCACCATCAGTATGGCCGAGGTGACCATATAAGGCGTAAAGGGTTCTCCTGCCACCAACCAGCCTAAACACACAGCCACAATAGGGTTAACAAATGTGTGTGTGGCCACTTTCACCGGGTTAACATTGCGAATCAGCCAAGCATAAGAAGTAAAACCTATGACCGATCCGAAAACTACGAGATAGGCAAGCCACATCCAAGATTCGGTGGAAACCGTAGTCGGATAGAAGCGTAGCCAATCACCTGTAAACAGCGCAATCATAAATTGAGCAAGTCCGCCAACGAGCATTTCGATCCCTGTCATCATAAATGGATTGGCAGGCATATCGGCGTCTGTAGAATACACTGCACCAAAGTTCCAGAACAAACTGGCGACCAACATCATGGCAATATCTATTGGTCTCACTTGTGGGAGGTGGTACAGGGAATCCGGCCCGATCAGAACCGCCATACCCACCATACCAATCAATAACCCGCCCCATGTTTGAAGAGAGGGCTTTTCAGTGCGCTTCCAATACCATTGAATCAGTACCAACCACATCGGACCTGCCGTGACAATTAACGAAGCCATAC
It includes:
- a CDS encoding Ig-like domain-containing protein, which translates into the protein MQPLSIWFTYFIFGLALGLGGCATPIAPTGGKPRTIPPKLISSQPANQAVRVNTTSIKLLFSDYLDLANFPKALSITPSFRQPLRVRWQGREAEVIFPEPLRTGTTYVLQLGTDLRDWNGIALKEPIVIAFSTGEKLNKAELSGLVLEPKQGNPMPNTDIFAWLGTDKPDFSRDPDYHTQSGSDGQFTFRYLPESPVFVIATQDRNRNRRLDPNEPIGLPPFRVLRAEIPDTTTSGPQKPLVRYNPLPPFNPLSADTTKGRRSAPITVSKPLRWFLAKPDTTAPVFRTIRVLSAKRLALTFSEPVVFSDAKWHKWHLADSVRNIPVGIRTSYQLPTTPRVVYVVADSMLAHRHRLTFSGLADSTGNHLRETSLGFSGIARADTLRMRFIGFGPEPPVKLIRNVALLWADAWPTLQFSLPPDTAFLARYVSVTDTLGTEKPYTWRTDNGTTIRILPESFELGVPVRITVDPHFQQRKQPFVRTFERLRSDERGSIVGQIQDVGASSVWVELIPVPPSRLDVAFYRTQTDPSGRYVFKNLPEGSYRLRAFRDVNRNGRWDAGSLEPFTPAERIVWSKEPITLRTRWENEVPPMIFEEE
- a CDS encoding histidine phosphatase family protein, which codes for MQRFLYFIVFCISCLGTIHAQTCTNPTNVILVRHAEKALDQGNDPSLTEVGKARASQLVDRLADANISALYATQFKRTQETLLPLGQRYALPVVVLEVAQSNWDVFPETLKNHILANHCGKTVVVAHHSNTIPHIINAWAGTNMKDLEDTDYGNLFLLTLQPHRKATLIRARF
- a CDS encoding EamA family transporter — its product is MTSRKVLILLAFSAIYFIWGSTFLAVHVALKEIPPFILSGGRYFLSGVLILLWASIKGLSRPTLRQTRNAALVGILLLAGGNGLLAWSMQRVPSGMASLIVTAGPMWLVLIQWYWKRTEKPSLQTWGGLLIGMVGMAVLIGPDSLYHLPQVRPIDIAMMLVASLFWNFGAVYSTDADMPANPFMMTGIEMLVGGLAQFMIALFTGDWLRFYPTTVSTESWMWLAYLVVFGSVIGFTSYAWLIRNVNPVKVATHTFVNPIVAVCLGWLVAGEPFTPYMVTSAILMVGAVALLTIEKLRKAPKLNPA